One stretch of Halichoerus grypus chromosome 10, mHalGry1.hap1.1, whole genome shotgun sequence DNA includes these proteins:
- the ID1 gene encoding DNA-binding protein inhibitor ID-1, which yields MKVASGSAAAAAGPSCALKAGKTAGGAGEVVRCLSEQSVAISRCAGGAGARLPALLDEQQVNVLLYDMNGCYSRLKELVPTLPQNRKVSRVEILQHVIDYIWDLELELNSESQVGTPGGRGLPARAPLSTLNGEISALAAEAACVPADDRILCR from the exons ATGAAGGTCGCCAGTGGCAGTGCCGCGGCCGCCGCGGGCCCCAGCTGCGCGCTGAAGGCGGGCAAGACGGCAGGCGGCGCGGGCGAGGTGGTGCGCTGTCTGTCCGAGCAGAGCGTGGCCATCTCGCGCTGCGCGGGGGGCGCCGGGGCGCGCCTGCCCGCCCTGCTCGACGAGCAGCAGGTGAACGTGCTGCTCTACGACATGAATGGCTGCTACTCGCGCCTCAAGGAGCTGGTGCCCACCCTGCCCCAGAACCGCAAAGTGAGCCGGGTGGAGATCCTCCAGCACGTCATCGACTACATCTGGGACCTGGAGTTGGAGCTGAACTCGGAATCTCAAGTTGGGACCCCTGGAGGCCGGGGGCTCCCTGCCCGGGCTCCGCTCAGCACCCTCAACGGCGAGATCAGTGCCCTGGCGGCCGAG gcGGCATGTGTCCCGGCGGACGATCGCATCTTGTGTCGCTGA